The following proteins are encoded in a genomic region of Bosea beijingensis:
- the topA gene encoding type I DNA topoisomerase — protein sequence MKLLVVESPAKAKTINKYLGSDYEVIASFGHIRDLPAKDGSVEPDNDFSMKWEIEGRGAKQVAEIARAVKGAEKLILATDPDREGEAISWHVLEALNQKKVLKGIPVERVTFNAVTKDAVQKALANPRAIDQALVDAYLARRALDYLVGFTLSPVLWRKLPGARSAGRVQSVALRLVCDREREIEAFRAREYWSLVATLATTSGQTFEARLVGADGKKIARLDIGNEEEAKAFKAALETALFTVSEVEAKPVKRHPQPPFQTSTLQQEASRKLGLAPARTMQLAQRLYEGVDIGGETVGLITYMRTDGVDMDGSAIAAARRVIGKEFGEKYVPNAPRKYTVKAKNAQEAHEAIRPTDLGRLPAMVARQLEPEQAKLYELIWKRTIASQMESAEMERTTVDISAKVGARNLDLRASGQVVLFDGFLTLYQESRDDEEDEDSKKLPAMKAGDKLEKRAIAADQHFTEPPPRFSEASLVKRMEELGIGRPSTYAATLSTLRDREYVRIEKKRLVPEDKGMLVTAFLESFFKRYVEFDFTANLEENLDRVSNAEIDWKALLRAFWDEFQASIGETKDLRVGDVLEALNGILGDYIFPKKADGSDPRVCPTCGNGQLSLKLGKFGAFVGCSNYPECRYTRPLSVPAADGEASAEGGQGAPGVRILGTDPVTNLEVTLRDGRFGPYIQLGEGEKPKRSSLPKGMSPASVTLEKALALLSLPREVARHPESGEPILVGIGRFGPYVQHGKVYANIDKDDDVLELGANRAIDLIVAKESGGGRGRAAATPGRALGDHPAGGALEVKAGKYGPYVAWGKIFATLPKTMTAESITLEQAIELANAKAEAKGGKGKPKAAAGAAKAKAPAKKAAAKKTPAKKAAEAEPAAKKAPKAARG from the coding sequence ATGAAGCTCCTCGTCGTCGAGTCGCCGGCCAAGGCCAAGACGATCAACAAATACCTGGGCTCCGACTACGAGGTGATCGCCTCGTTCGGGCATATCCGCGACCTGCCGGCCAAGGACGGCTCGGTCGAGCCCGACAACGACTTCTCCATGAAATGGGAGATCGAGGGCCGCGGCGCCAAGCAGGTTGCCGAGATCGCGCGCGCCGTTAAGGGCGCCGAGAAGCTGATCCTCGCAACCGACCCGGATCGCGAGGGCGAGGCGATCTCCTGGCATGTGCTGGAAGCGCTGAACCAGAAGAAGGTGCTCAAGGGCATCCCCGTCGAACGCGTCACCTTCAACGCCGTCACCAAGGACGCCGTGCAGAAGGCTCTGGCCAATCCGCGCGCGATCGACCAGGCGCTGGTCGATGCCTATCTGGCGCGCCGGGCGCTCGACTATCTCGTCGGCTTCACGCTCTCGCCGGTGCTGTGGCGGAAGCTCCCGGGCGCCCGCTCGGCCGGCCGCGTGCAGTCGGTGGCGCTGCGGCTCGTCTGCGACCGCGAGCGCGAGATCGAGGCCTTCCGGGCCCGCGAATACTGGTCGCTGGTGGCGACGCTCGCGACCACGTCCGGCCAGACCTTCGAGGCCCGGCTCGTCGGCGCCGACGGCAAGAAGATCGCCCGGCTCGATATCGGCAACGAGGAAGAGGCCAAGGCCTTCAAGGCGGCGCTGGAAACCGCGCTCTTCACCGTTAGCGAGGTCGAGGCCAAGCCGGTCAAGCGCCATCCGCAGCCGCCCTTCCAGACCTCGACGCTGCAGCAGGAGGCCTCGCGCAAGCTCGGCCTCGCCCCGGCGCGGACGATGCAGCTCGCCCAGCGCCTCTATGAAGGCGTCGATATCGGCGGCGAGACCGTCGGCCTCATCACCTATATGCGTACCGACGGCGTCGACATGGACGGCTCGGCGATTGCTGCGGCACGCCGCGTTATCGGCAAGGAATTCGGCGAGAAATACGTGCCGAACGCGCCGCGCAAATACACGGTCAAGGCCAAGAACGCGCAGGAGGCCCACGAGGCCATCCGCCCGACCGATCTCGGCCGCCTGCCGGCCATGGTCGCGCGCCAGCTCGAACCCGAGCAGGCCAAGCTCTACGAACTGATCTGGAAGCGCACCATCGCGAGCCAGATGGAATCGGCCGAGATGGAGCGCACCACGGTCGATATCTCCGCCAAGGTCGGCGCCCGCAATCTCGACCTGCGCGCCTCCGGCCAGGTCGTGCTCTTCGACGGCTTCCTGACGCTCTATCAGGAAAGCCGCGACGACGAGGAGGACGAGGATTCCAAGAAGCTGCCGGCGATGAAGGCCGGCGACAAGCTGGAGAAGCGCGCGATCGCCGCCGACCAGCATTTCACCGAGCCGCCGCCACGCTTCTCGGAAGCGAGCCTGGTCAAGCGCATGGAAGAGCTCGGCATCGGCCGGCCGTCGACCTATGCCGCGACGCTCTCGACGCTGCGCGACCGCGAGTATGTCCGCATCGAGAAGAAGCGCCTCGTGCCCGAGGACAAGGGTATGCTGGTCACGGCGTTCCTGGAGAGCTTCTTCAAGCGCTATGTCGAGTTCGACTTCACGGCCAACCTGGAAGAGAATCTCGACCGCGTCTCCAATGCCGAGATCGACTGGAAGGCGCTGCTGCGCGCGTTCTGGGACGAGTTCCAGGCCTCGATCGGCGAGACCAAGGATCTGCGCGTAGGCGACGTGCTGGAGGCGCTGAACGGCATCCTCGGCGACTATATCTTTCCGAAAAAGGCCGACGGCTCCGATCCTCGGGTGTGCCCCACCTGCGGCAACGGCCAGCTCTCGCTGAAGCTCGGCAAGTTCGGCGCCTTCGTCGGCTGCTCGAACTATCCGGAATGCCGCTATACGCGCCCCCTCTCCGTGCCCGCCGCCGATGGCGAGGCGTCTGCCGAGGGCGGCCAGGGCGCGCCGGGCGTGCGCATCCTCGGCACCGACCCCGTGACCAATCTCGAAGTCACGCTGCGCGACGGCCGCTTCGGCCCCTATATCCAGCTCGGCGAGGGCGAGAAGCCCAAGCGCTCGAGCCTGCCCAAGGGCATGAGCCCGGCGAGCGTGACGCTGGAGAAGGCGCTCGCCCTGCTCTCGCTGCCGCGCGAAGTCGCCCGGCATCCCGAGAGCGGCGAACCGATCCTCGTCGGCATCGGGCGCTTCGGGCCTTACGTCCAGCACGGCAAGGTCTACGCCAATATCGACAAGGACGACGATGTGCTCGAACTCGGCGCCAACCGCGCCATCGACCTGATCGTCGCCAAGGAAAGCGGCGGCGGGCGTGGCCGGGCTGCGGCGACGCCGGGCCGGGCGCTCGGCGACCATCCCGCCGGAGGCGCCCTGGAGGTCAAGGCCGGCAAATACGGACCTTACGTCGCCTGGGGCAAGATCTTCGCGACCCTGCCCAAGACGATGACGGCCGAGAGCATCACGCTGGAACAGGCGATCGAGCTGGCGAACGCCAAGGCCGAGGCCAAGGGCGGCAAGGGCAAGCCGAAGGCCGCTGCAGGTGCAGCCAAGGCCAAGGCGCCCGCCAAGAAGGCTGCGGCAAAGAAGACCCCTGCGAAGAAGGCGGCCGAGGCAGAGCCGGCCGCGAAAAAGGCACCGAAGGCCGCGCGCGGCTAA
- a CDS encoding tlde1 domain-containing protein — protein MTYATYVREGGAPYVRSRRRRRPLLKGFLLALALGGGAMSGFWMLGQVAPSPDAGNPQSATARKASNARVAQQQAPAYSGLLDPALSAGKGASFVQGAPARAAFQPAAPSQSSLAAVASAEPALPLPPQPPVTLAEKAAPMPVPRPLDLLPKGEPQQLQPQQAQPRVAQPGTSRRNRTAAAAPTPEDNRNFFEKLFGVQKQAEPAGPALAYAAPQDDIIDRGRITRLSPSTGTPPRTAEAGTAIYDIAAKMVYMPNGERLEAHSGFGEMMDDVRYAHVRMKGVTPPHTYTLTEREALFHGVRAVRLNPVGGSGAIHGRTGLLAHTYLLGPRGDSNGCISFKDYDRFLQAFLRGEVKRIRVVASL, from the coding sequence ATGACCTATGCGACCTATGTCCGGGAAGGTGGCGCACCTTATGTACGGTCGCGCCGCCGCCGCCGACCCCTTCTGAAGGGCTTCCTGCTCGCGCTCGCCCTCGGCGGCGGCGCGATGTCCGGCTTCTGGATGCTGGGGCAGGTGGCTCCGTCCCCCGATGCCGGCAATCCCCAGTCCGCAACAGCCCGGAAGGCGTCGAATGCCCGCGTCGCCCAGCAGCAGGCGCCGGCCTATAGCGGTCTGCTCGATCCGGCCTTGTCGGCCGGCAAGGGCGCTTCCTTCGTTCAGGGTGCTCCTGCGCGTGCAGCCTTCCAGCCCGCTGCTCCGTCACAGTCCTCCCTCGCCGCTGTCGCTTCCGCCGAGCCAGCCCTGCCGTTGCCGCCGCAGCCACCCGTCACGCTGGCGGAGAAGGCTGCGCCCATGCCGGTGCCGCGTCCGCTCGACCTGTTGCCGAAGGGTGAACCCCAGCAGCTTCAGCCGCAGCAAGCTCAGCCGCGCGTCGCTCAGCCGGGTACCTCGCGCCGCAACCGCACCGCAGCCGCCGCGCCGACGCCCGAGGACAACCGCAATTTCTTCGAGAAGCTCTTCGGCGTGCAGAAGCAGGCGGAGCCGGCTGGTCCCGCGCTCGCCTATGCCGCGCCGCAGGACGACATTATCGACCGCGGCCGCATCACCCGCCTCAGCCCCTCGACCGGCACGCCGCCGCGCACCGCCGAGGCCGGCACGGCGATCTACGATATCGCCGCCAAGATGGTCTACATGCCGAACGGCGAGCGGCTGGAGGCGCATTCCGGCTTCGGCGAGATGATGGACGATGTCCGCTACGCCCATGTCCGGATGAAGGGCGTCACCCCGCCGCATACCTACACGCTGACCGAGCGCGAGGCGCTGTTCCACGGCGTGCGGGCGGTCCGGCTCAACCCTGTCGGCGGCAGCGGCGCGATCCATGGCCGCACCGGTTTGCTGGCGCATACCTACCTGCTCGGGCCGCGTGGCGACTCGAACGGCTGCATCTCGTTCAAGGATTATGACCGCTTCCTGCAGGCTTTCCTGCGCGGCGAGGTGAAGCGGATCAGGGTAGTCGCGAGCCTCTGA
- a CDS encoding MFS transporter, which translates to MSQPAEPKTSSVAALGAIVSGALILQIASTIVNTVVPLKMALEQKAPLLIGLVGSAYSVGFLAGCFLVPTFIRRVGHIRAFGVFAALQAVFTISFALTSLDFWGISRLGMGFAGAGHAICIESWISGQAKAGQRGRLFGFYQILNRLALIGSQIGVGYVSLQSHDIFLLASATFSIALIPVGMTRAKGPESGEVVSVRLNTMWQYAPASVIGCLYVGLMGGALTNIAPAYGILIGLDQAWAILLTAGIQIGALVLQWPLGLLADRVDSRKIMLSATGSVVLCTLALGAVLWFSVPHTRFWLFGLFALIGAGAMPIYTVAVAHAYFRLGRERALGLSAQLLFLWAVGSAIGPMVAAAFMQAAGPNGLLAYLGVLSAAAAAYLAFRLRRNPPSANPFGERKPAPPTIPDVSLSGRRSHAEGK; encoded by the coding sequence GTGAGCCAGCCAGCCGAGCCGAAGACAAGCTCCGTCGCCGCGCTGGGCGCGATCGTCAGCGGGGCGCTGATCCTGCAGATCGCCTCGACCATCGTGAACACGGTGGTGCCGCTGAAGATGGCGCTGGAGCAGAAGGCGCCGCTGCTGATCGGCCTCGTCGGCTCGGCCTATTCCGTCGGCTTCCTCGCCGGCTGCTTCCTAGTGCCGACCTTCATCCGCCGCGTCGGGCATATCCGCGCTTTCGGCGTCTTCGCAGCGTTGCAAGCGGTGTTCACCATCAGCTTCGCGCTCACGTCGCTCGATTTCTGGGGCATTTCGCGCCTCGGCATGGGCTTCGCCGGCGCCGGCCACGCCATCTGCATCGAGAGCTGGATCAGCGGCCAGGCCAAGGCCGGCCAGCGCGGGCGCCTGTTCGGTTTCTACCAGATCCTCAACCGCCTGGCGCTGATCGGCTCGCAGATCGGCGTCGGCTATGTCTCGCTGCAGTCCCACGACATCTTCCTGCTGGCGAGCGCGACCTTCTCGATCGCGCTGATCCCGGTCGGCATGACCCGTGCCAAGGGACCTGAATCGGGTGAGGTCGTCTCGGTCCGGCTCAACACGATGTGGCAATACGCGCCTGCCTCGGTGATCGGCTGCCTCTATGTCGGCCTGATGGGCGGCGCGCTGACCAATATCGCACCGGCCTATGGCATTCTGATCGGCCTCGACCAGGCCTGGGCGATCCTGCTGACGGCCGGCATCCAGATCGGCGCGCTCGTGCTGCAGTGGCCGCTCGGCCTGCTGGCGGACCGCGTCGATAGCCGCAAGATCATGCTGAGCGCCACCGGGTCGGTCGTGCTCTGCACGCTGGCGCTGGGAGCCGTGCTCTGGTTCTCCGTTCCCCATACGCGCTTCTGGCTGTTCGGGCTCTTCGCCCTGATCGGCGCCGGCGCCATGCCGATCTACACGGTCGCCGTGGCACATGCCTATTTCCGGCTCGGCCGCGAACGCGCGCTCGGCCTCTCCGCGCAATTGCTCTTCCTCTGGGCGGTGGGCTCGGCGATCGGCCCCATGGTTGCCGCCGCCTTCATGCAGGCAGCCGGGCCGAACGGGCTCCTGGCCTATCTAGGCGTGCTTTCAGCGGCAGCCGCGGCCTATCTCGCCTTCCGCCTGCGGCGCAACCCGCCCTCGGCCAATCCGTTCGGCGAGCGCAAGCCGGCACCGCCGACCATTCCCGACGTCTCGCTCTCCGGGCGCCGGAGCCACGCCGAAGGCAAGTAG